The following proteins are co-located in the Nocardia sp. XZ_19_385 genome:
- a CDS encoding lipid-transfer protein codes for MTDTNRDIAVLGAGMHQWGKWGRNFVEYGLVAARAALADAGVDHRDVGYIAGADTIRNGYPGFVAGATFAQALGWSGARISSSYAACASGAQAIANARAQILAGLCDVALVIGADAAPKGFFQPVGGERRDDPDWLRFHLLGATNPIYFALYARRRMAMHGATLDDFAAVKVKNAKHGLNNPYARYRKEVSAEEVAASAIVSDPLRLLDICATSDGGAALVLTSMEFARRHGVADPVRIRALSTVTPTFPKTVLDLPDFATDSAVAFAEPPRAFRSAIAHAAYEEAGLGPADLSFAEVYDLSTALELDWYEDIGLCETGGAEALLRSGATTLGGRVPVNPSGGLASFGEAIPAQAIAQICELTWQLRGQADGRQVEDARAGIAVNQGLFGHGSAIIATR; via the coding sequence ATGACTGACACCAATCGCGACATCGCCGTCCTCGGTGCGGGCATGCACCAGTGGGGCAAGTGGGGGCGAAACTTCGTCGAATACGGGCTGGTCGCCGCCCGCGCGGCCTTGGCCGATGCCGGGGTGGACCATCGCGACGTCGGCTACATCGCGGGCGCGGACACCATCCGCAACGGATACCCCGGTTTCGTCGCCGGCGCGACCTTCGCCCAGGCGCTGGGCTGGTCGGGCGCGCGGATCTCGAGCAGTTACGCCGCCTGCGCGTCCGGTGCGCAGGCTATCGCCAACGCCCGTGCCCAGATCCTGGCCGGATTGTGCGACGTGGCGCTGGTGATCGGCGCGGACGCCGCCCCGAAGGGCTTCTTCCAGCCGGTCGGCGGTGAGCGGCGCGACGATCCGGATTGGTTGCGCTTCCACCTGCTCGGCGCCACCAACCCCATCTATTTCGCGCTCTATGCCCGCCGCCGGATGGCGATGCACGGCGCCACGCTCGATGATTTCGCCGCGGTCAAGGTGAAGAACGCCAAGCACGGCCTGAACAACCCGTATGCCCGCTACCGCAAGGAAGTTTCGGCAGAAGAGGTGGCCGCCTCCGCGATCGTCTCGGATCCGTTGCGGCTGCTCGACATCTGCGCCACCAGCGACGGCGGGGCCGCGCTGGTGCTGACCTCGATGGAGTTCGCGCGCCGCCACGGTGTCGCCGATCCGGTCCGCATCCGGGCGCTGTCGACGGTCACCCCGACGTTCCCGAAAACCGTCCTCGATCTGCCGGATTTCGCGACGGACTCGGCGGTGGCTTTCGCTGAGCCGCCGCGCGCGTTCCGCTCGGCCATCGCGCACGCCGCGTACGAAGAGGCCGGGCTCGGGCCCGCGGACCTGTCCTTCGCCGAAGTCTACGACCTGTCCACGGCGCTGGAGCTGGACTGGTACGAGGACATCGGGCTCTGCGAAACCGGTGGCGCCGAGGCGCTACTGCGCAGTGGCGCAACAACATTGGGTGGACGCGTCCCGGTGAATCCGAGCGGTGGGCTGGCCAGTTTCGGCGAGGCGATCCCCGCGCAGGCGATCGCGCAGATCTGCGAGCTCACCTGGCAGTTGCGCGGGCAGGCCGACGGCCGTCAGGTCGAGGACGCGCGTGCCGGAATCGCCGTGAACCAAGGGCTTTTCGGGCACGGTTCGGCGATCATCGCCACCCGCTGA
- a CDS encoding Zn-ribbon domain-containing OB-fold protein, whose translation MQKEQRPAVADWFTTEDGAIRLQGSRCNTCGTPYFPRNTLACRNPYCAAPKDGSELAEYLFSTRGRIWSYADARYKPPAPYISPDPFVPYVVAAVELEVEQMVILGQVVPGFTVDDLAVGMPVELALGTLYADEEAEHTVWMWRPVND comes from the coding sequence GTGCAGAAAGAACAACGCCCCGCCGTGGCGGACTGGTTCACCACGGAAGACGGCGCGATACGTCTTCAGGGAAGTCGCTGTAATACCTGCGGCACACCGTATTTCCCGCGGAACACCCTCGCCTGTCGCAACCCGTACTGCGCGGCGCCGAAGGACGGCTCCGAGCTCGCCGAATACCTGTTTTCCACGCGCGGCCGGATCTGGTCGTACGCGGACGCCCGCTACAAACCGCCCGCGCCCTACATCTCGCCCGATCCGTTCGTGCCGTATGTCGTTGCGGCAGTGGAACTCGAGGTCGAGCAGATGGTGATTCTCGGGCAGGTCGTGCCCGGATTCACGGTGGACGACCTGGCCGTCGGCATGCCGGTCGAGCTGGCCCTGGGCACGCTCTACGCCGACGAGGAAGCGGAGCACACCGTGTGGATGTGGAGGCCGGTCAATGACTGA
- a CDS encoding GTP-binding protein, whose product MGTKAVEPRAIRNVVLFGDLDGTTGLAQRLARLSGNRPAPAVIHWATDQVEHTIRVADVSDHPPERSIRVADGAIAVIDAATGSTSRLEAMLRAADDYQVARLCLITGLDRPGADFDRCVRRITDIRGAVPLPLQIPVGAGVAFDGVIDLIRMPASAEIPGSSWRIAEPWHRALIAAVGEQDTELTPERLHYRIRRLTRLGEVVPVLCGVSPGSDDLASLLDAVVRYLPSPMDVCQPEHALDY is encoded by the coding sequence ATGGGCACGAAAGCTGTTGAACCGCGGGCGATCCGTAACGTCGTTCTCTTCGGGGATCTCGACGGGACGACCGGCTTGGCTCAGCGGCTGGCTCGGCTGTCCGGAAACCGGCCCGCCCCGGCCGTGATCCATTGGGCGACAGATCAAGTCGAGCACACCATCCGGGTCGCCGACGTCTCGGACCACCCGCCGGAGCGGTCCATCCGGGTAGCCGATGGGGCGATCGCGGTCATCGATGCCGCCACGGGCAGCACCTCCCGGCTGGAGGCGATGTTGCGGGCCGCCGACGACTACCAGGTCGCCCGGCTGTGCCTGATCACCGGACTCGATCGGCCCGGCGCCGACTTCGACCGCTGCGTCCGCCGGATCACCGATATTCGCGGCGCGGTCCCGTTGCCGCTACAGATTCCGGTCGGCGCGGGCGTGGCGTTCGACGGTGTCATCGATCTGATTCGGATGCCCGCGTCCGCCGAAATTCCTGGGAGCAGTTGGCGAATCGCCGAGCCTTGGCATCGCGCGCTCATCGCGGCGGTGGGCGAGCAGGACACCGAGCTCACGCCCGAACGGCTGCACTACCGCATCCGCCGCCTCACCCGCCTCGGCGAGGTTGTGCCCGTCCTGTGCGGCGTATCGCCCGGCAGCGACGATCTCGCCTCGCTGCTGGACGCCGTCGTCCGATACCTGCCCTCCCCCATGGACGTCTGTCAACCCGAACACGCCCTCGACTATTGA